A portion of the Roseimicrobium gellanilyticum genome contains these proteins:
- a CDS encoding condensation domain-containing protein, with amino-acid sequence MSGEKRARLKQMLESGEIRLQPLSFPQRELWETTPVPVGDPANHICSVIYVRGSLPAELCRASIQRVVERQSALRITFLPGKDRTLQMVRNTGEANFKVRELAPEQRSDEAIEEIIQEIVLEPFDLMHGPLYRVEMVRRSADELLLVFAVHHSIADGWTLGVFVQDLCAAYVQELMGLSEPMPPVPMTYGAWDAAERAFWTPAEVERCASFWKPKLEGAPRLWSPPASPSHTGPLQRWVTHIPADLTSAVREVVKKTHATLFSALLTVFQITLNKWTKVADVTVGTPFANRNRAGVKETMGYVAGVVPLRGQVKGDQRFVDALREVHESTMDSFANFMPFAELAAAMQDKPASGHNPIFDVRFALQNHPVPDVNLPGMSVKLRMRSTGTARFDLGCEVTEENETLEIVWLSRASLFTHAEVESLNTLYQNVLAEACRSPEDRIANFKS; translated from the coding sequence ATGTCAGGAGAAAAACGTGCCCGGCTCAAACAGATGCTGGAGAGCGGAGAAATCCGCCTCCAGCCCCTCTCCTTCCCCCAGCGCGAGTTGTGGGAGACCACGCCGGTACCGGTCGGCGATCCGGCGAATCACATCTGCAGCGTGATCTATGTCCGCGGCAGTTTGCCGGCGGAACTGTGCCGCGCCAGCATCCAACGGGTGGTGGAGCGGCAGTCCGCCCTGCGCATCACCTTCCTGCCCGGCAAGGACAGGACGCTGCAAATGGTGCGCAACACAGGCGAGGCGAACTTCAAGGTTCGCGAACTGGCACCTGAGCAGCGCAGTGATGAGGCCATCGAGGAGATCATCCAGGAAATCGTCCTGGAGCCCTTCGACCTGATGCACGGACCGCTCTACCGCGTGGAGATGGTCCGCCGCAGCGCAGATGAACTCCTGCTGGTGTTTGCCGTGCACCACTCCATTGCAGACGGATGGACCCTTGGTGTGTTCGTGCAGGACCTCTGCGCCGCCTATGTTCAGGAACTCATGGGCCTCTCCGAGCCCATGCCTCCCGTGCCCATGACCTATGGGGCGTGGGATGCTGCGGAGCGCGCCTTCTGGACACCTGCTGAAGTCGAGCGCTGTGCCTCCTTCTGGAAGCCGAAGCTTGAAGGCGCTCCCCGTTTGTGGAGCCCTCCCGCCTCGCCGTCCCACACGGGACCGCTGCAACGGTGGGTGACACACATTCCTGCAGATCTCACCAGCGCCGTGCGCGAAGTGGTGAAGAAGACGCACGCCACGCTCTTCAGCGCCCTGCTGACCGTTTTCCAAATCACTCTGAACAAGTGGACCAAGGTGGCTGACGTCACCGTGGGCACCCCCTTCGCGAATCGCAACCGTGCCGGAGTGAAGGAAACCATGGGCTACGTGGCCGGCGTGGTGCCACTGCGCGGTCAGGTGAAAGGTGATCAGCGTTTCGTCGATGCCCTCCGCGAAGTGCATGAGTCCACCATGGACTCGTTTGCCAACTTCATGCCGTTCGCGGAACTCGCAGCTGCAATGCAGGACAAACCTGCATCAGGGCACAATCCAATTTTTGACGTGCGCTTCGCATTGCAAAATCACCCGGTGCCCGATGTCAATCTTCCGGGCATGTCGGTAAAACTGCGTATGCGCTCGACGGGTACAGCAAGATTTGACCTGGGATGCGAAGTAACTGAGGAGAACGAGACACTGGAGATCGTATGGCTCTCACGCGCCTCGTTGTTCACTCATGCCGAGGTTGAAAGCCTCAACACTCTGTACCAGAATGTGCTCGCGGAAGCCTGTCGCTCACCAGAGGACCGCATTGCCAACTTCAAATCCTAG
- a CDS encoding type I polyketide synthase, with amino-acid sequence MTKEGIAIIGVGCRFPGKVDDVESYWKLLAEGREAVVEVPADRWNADRYYDEEPGLVGKSIAKRGGFIDGLDQYDPQFFGISPREAPYIDPQQRLLLETAWEAIEDAGIVLDLEKGTDIAVFMGVSHNDYQIIQGTPWDSAGISPHSPTGSAHSIAANRISYSLNLLGPSVAMDTACSSALTAVHAACEHIWTNRGDVAMAGGVTIMVTPGGFIGFSQAGMLSPDGHCKAFAAEANGFVRGEGAGVVLMKRLSQAIKDGDPIHAVVIGTSLNQDGHTNGISLPSPEAQARLVRDACKDAGIDPKQIGFVEAHGTGTAVGDPIEATALANALCVDRPADQPLPIGSVKTNLGHLETAAGVAGLVKALLVLKHKQIPASLHFENPSPHIDFEALKLRIPTSMEAFPAPAEGPRMVGVNSFGFGGANAHVILAEAPHTTQREYLEVPEGRSWPVTISARSEEALRGTAERLGAWLTSKANANGSSPVLPDLTYTLGARRNHHQYRATVVANSINDLIEELNGFATGNPGPKLQSVFTPRPETAPRVGFVLSGQGPQWWGMGRELMKYEPVFRQMMERCDAAMRPWARFGLLEELAKSEADSQVMRTEVGQPAIFAMQVSLCALWKSWGVEPAAIVGHSVGEIAAACVAGIFSVEDGARIIVQRARFMEECAKGDGTMLAVGITEEDARALIARHDRTVTIAAFNGPKSLTLAGNAASLTKMMNELEEQGVFARLVKVDHPFHHPLMQPASEALEKALAELKPLPDTVPFFSTVTGDRCAGDSCDATHWGKGIRQSVRFAPAVDAMADFGVDVWLEISSHPALARNIQECLGARNIKAPVLSSVRREKEHETILDTVMGLHRAAVELDFAAMTPSRRQLSLPSYAWDKARWWSESPDWRDGRLMNGGRGMLDIRLPRATPTWVARLDNRHMAYLKDHKVESHVIFPAAGFIELILEAGAQYFEGRPFVVEDFEIRKPLILPDSTAGLQIEITYETGERTFSIQSKFENAASWSVHVVGSMRGERTETTFAHTKWEDVKPKDLPAQDLTGFYQHMSDMGLRYGEEFRGVKELAAAGGVSHGKVALTEESAKRAGEYQLHPVLMDAALHVFSAGAKTVESRKAKLKLPVRFQRILFLRSPGASSQVRASVQGFNDDYLEGELGLYDEAGNPCVLVDGFRAIAVAGARRSGTPGGQRDLVYQVAWERTNPSSAEPSTVGAPLPLAQLQKAAGAALDQVVEARGKKKLEEALAAGDELAAANLARGLQSMGVKSTIDAKKLKIDEALMPVFGALMTGLERRGLIQKEGAIYKTTPLFKKAASNATPTLRKYIENNPGHLSEGLINHATCAELGPILRGEKEAVQVLFAGAGAEHLDQFYGDGLYTSQWLAAIAAALQEASNALPEGRGLRILEIGAGTGGLASYLLPLLERGLHTYTFTDISAGFFPGAMQKLAGFPEVECKIFDLEKSPAEQGLDVGSYDFVIGTNCVHAVSDVTASLRHVHDLLAPGGSLIFMDTGSPMLWTESTFGLTSGWWRFADRELRPEQPLIERAQWEKVIKSAGYAETASLAGLTGPRGGEGQILLFGRKASEKAAAPTTEAPAEEAALESSWLLYADKGGFAEKLATKLREGGARVRLAYKGDSYSASGDKFTLRAEAGEDWKTLLETVTKDAAPERSVYFWTLDEPAKPSNADEVIAGTDALLHLSHAEDAVRPAVKSRFDLVTRGAQPIGRDNSATTVVQAPLIGMVRVFNNEHPDITCKAIDLPTVASDADVDLLISELKRTDVEREVAFRGEARYVQRLDRGRPVKEQWLQKTIPLRLESRERGHLDTLRFTPFENPPCEADQVVIDTRAAGMNFRDVLKALALYPGEAPDARIFGDEVGGIITQVGENVKHVKVGDRAYGLAVFGLATQTLARGCDVLPIPAGLSFEEAATIPVVFMTSWHSLKNVARMRKGETILVHAGAGGVGMAAIQIAHHLGCKVIATAGSASKRALLETMGVAHVIDSRRGDFVDAVMNLTNRRGVDVVINALAAEAIPMGMACLAEFGRFIEIGKRDIYQNSRIPLWPLRRNASFHVVAMDAVFSGDGELARQLLGEVNKLVEKGALHPLPFRSFPACRVDAAFRQMAQGKHIGKVVVSFPEAFVPRRGEAPVPAFDVKSNGRYVITGAFGGFGKVLAEWLVQAGARHLTLSSRSGIKSPGAQEFVDDLTARGVEVKAIAADVGSPADVQRLISESHSEETPIKGVFHLAMVIDDAPLAALTRERMQSVLTPKAFGGWLLHEATAKMDLDAFVMFSSVSSIFGNPAQANYAAANAFLDSLAHHRRSLGLPALTINWGVLGGEGYVARNEKVAEFLARQGTAALTPGEVVTLLESFLVAGSAQGVAIRVDWNKWRQSFRNMQENPLLERIFASGLEGGEASSGGSDWRLKIESASAEEKEGVIGEAVRDVVGGVLRVKPDTLRNDQPLTDLGLDSLMGVEIENSLESAIGVALPPTSLMRARTIGQIVTLIAERVGGAKAAGAAAPAAAPVAEPVAAPVEDVDLDAISDDDLDRLLGDDDDTAEATAAAKPSA; translated from the coding sequence ATGACCAAAGAAGGAATTGCCATCATCGGAGTCGGTTGCCGTTTTCCAGGAAAAGTGGATGACGTAGAGTCCTACTGGAAACTACTGGCCGAGGGCCGTGAAGCTGTGGTGGAGGTTCCTGCCGATCGTTGGAATGCTGATCGGTATTACGACGAGGAACCCGGCCTGGTTGGAAAATCTATTGCCAAGCGCGGTGGATTTATCGACGGCCTCGATCAGTACGACCCCCAGTTCTTCGGGATCTCTCCACGTGAAGCCCCCTACATCGACCCCCAGCAGCGTCTGCTTTTGGAGACGGCTTGGGAAGCGATTGAAGACGCCGGCATCGTGCTGGACCTCGAAAAGGGCACGGACATCGCCGTATTCATGGGGGTGTCCCACAATGACTATCAGATCATCCAGGGCACGCCTTGGGACTCAGCAGGCATCAGTCCCCACTCGCCCACCGGAAGTGCGCACAGCATCGCGGCAAACCGCATTTCTTACAGCCTGAACCTGCTCGGCCCGAGCGTGGCGATGGACACCGCCTGCTCCTCCGCTCTGACTGCAGTGCATGCGGCATGTGAGCACATCTGGACCAATCGTGGCGACGTGGCCATGGCTGGTGGTGTGACCATCATGGTCACCCCTGGCGGCTTCATTGGCTTCTCCCAGGCGGGCATGCTCTCCCCGGATGGCCACTGCAAGGCCTTCGCAGCTGAAGCCAATGGCTTCGTGCGCGGCGAAGGTGCCGGCGTGGTGCTCATGAAGCGCCTCTCGCAGGCCATCAAGGATGGCGACCCCATCCACGCGGTCGTCATCGGCACGTCCTTGAACCAGGACGGCCATACGAACGGCATCTCCCTTCCCAGCCCGGAAGCCCAGGCCCGCCTCGTGCGTGACGCCTGCAAGGACGCCGGCATTGATCCGAAGCAGATCGGTTTCGTGGAAGCCCACGGCACCGGCACCGCCGTCGGTGACCCCATCGAAGCGACCGCTCTTGCCAATGCCCTTTGCGTCGATCGCCCTGCCGACCAGCCACTGCCCATCGGTTCAGTGAAGACCAATCTTGGTCACCTTGAAACCGCCGCTGGTGTGGCTGGCCTCGTCAAGGCCCTCCTCGTGCTGAAGCACAAGCAGATCCCCGCGAGCCTGCACTTCGAAAACCCGAGCCCGCACATCGATTTCGAAGCACTGAAGCTTCGTATCCCGACCTCCATGGAAGCCTTCCCTGCCCCGGCAGAAGGCCCCCGCATGGTGGGTGTGAACTCCTTCGGTTTCGGTGGCGCGAATGCCCACGTCATCCTCGCGGAAGCTCCCCACACCACCCAGCGTGAGTACCTGGAAGTCCCCGAAGGCCGCTCCTGGCCGGTGACGATTTCCGCACGCTCCGAAGAAGCTTTGCGTGGCACGGCGGAACGCCTCGGCGCCTGGCTCACCTCCAAGGCAAATGCCAACGGCAGCTCTCCTGTCCTGCCCGACCTGACCTACACCCTGGGTGCTCGTCGCAACCACCACCAGTACCGCGCCACGGTGGTGGCGAATTCCATCAATGACTTGATCGAAGAACTCAACGGCTTCGCCACCGGCAATCCCGGACCGAAGCTGCAGAGCGTCTTCACTCCTCGCCCGGAAACCGCGCCCCGCGTCGGTTTCGTGCTCAGCGGCCAGGGTCCCCAGTGGTGGGGCATGGGCCGCGAGCTCATGAAGTACGAGCCTGTGTTCCGCCAGATGATGGAGCGCTGCGACGCCGCCATGCGTCCCTGGGCTCGCTTTGGCCTTCTCGAAGAACTCGCCAAGTCCGAGGCAGACTCCCAAGTCATGCGCACCGAAGTGGGCCAGCCGGCCATCTTCGCGATGCAGGTATCCCTTTGCGCCCTCTGGAAGTCTTGGGGTGTGGAGCCTGCGGCCATCGTGGGTCACTCCGTCGGTGAAATCGCCGCCGCCTGTGTGGCGGGTATCTTCAGTGTGGAAGACGGCGCCCGCATCATCGTGCAGCGTGCGCGCTTCATGGAAGAGTGCGCCAAGGGTGACGGCACCATGCTCGCCGTGGGCATCACCGAGGAAGACGCTCGCGCGCTCATCGCTCGTCATGACCGCACCGTGACCATCGCGGCCTTCAACGGTCCGAAGTCGCTGACCCTCGCGGGCAACGCGGCTTCACTGACCAAGATGATGAATGAGCTGGAAGAGCAGGGCGTCTTCGCCCGCCTCGTGAAGGTGGACCATCCCTTCCACCACCCGCTCATGCAGCCCGCTTCGGAAGCGCTCGAGAAGGCGCTCGCCGAGCTCAAGCCGCTGCCGGACACCGTTCCCTTCTTCAGCACCGTCACGGGTGACCGCTGCGCCGGTGACTCCTGCGACGCCACCCACTGGGGCAAAGGCATCCGCCAATCGGTGCGCTTCGCACCTGCCGTGGACGCGATGGCTGACTTCGGCGTGGACGTGTGGCTGGAAATCAGCTCGCACCCCGCCCTGGCCCGCAACATCCAGGAATGCCTCGGCGCCCGGAACATCAAGGCTCCCGTGCTCTCCTCCGTCCGTCGTGAGAAGGAGCATGAGACCATCCTCGACACCGTGATGGGCCTCCACCGCGCTGCGGTCGAGCTCGACTTCGCGGCGATGACGCCCTCCCGCCGCCAGCTTTCCCTCCCCTCGTACGCGTGGGATAAGGCCCGCTGGTGGAGTGAGTCCCCCGACTGGCGCGATGGCCGTCTCATGAACGGTGGACGCGGCATGCTGGACATCCGCCTGCCCCGTGCCACCCCGACCTGGGTGGCACGCCTCGACAACCGCCACATGGCGTACCTCAAGGATCACAAGGTCGAGAGCCACGTCATCTTCCCGGCCGCCGGCTTCATCGAGCTCATCCTCGAAGCAGGCGCCCAGTACTTCGAAGGCCGCCCGTTCGTGGTGGAAGACTTCGAAATCCGCAAGCCGCTGATCCTTCCGGACTCCACCGCGGGTCTGCAGATCGAAATCACCTACGAAACCGGCGAGCGCACATTCTCCATCCAGAGTAAGTTTGAAAACGCCGCCTCCTGGTCGGTGCACGTGGTCGGTTCCATGCGCGGTGAGCGCACGGAAACCACCTTCGCGCACACCAAGTGGGAAGACGTGAAGCCGAAGGACCTGCCAGCGCAGGACCTGACCGGATTCTACCAGCACATGAGCGACATGGGCCTTCGCTACGGCGAAGAGTTCCGTGGCGTGAAGGAACTCGCCGCCGCCGGTGGCGTGTCCCATGGCAAGGTGGCCCTCACCGAGGAGTCCGCCAAGCGCGCTGGTGAATACCAGCTCCACCCCGTCCTCATGGACGCCGCCCTGCACGTATTCTCCGCAGGCGCGAAGACGGTGGAAAGCCGCAAGGCCAAGCTCAAGCTCCCGGTGCGCTTCCAGCGCATCCTCTTCCTCCGCTCGCCCGGCGCCTCCAGCCAGGTCCGCGCCAGCGTTCAGGGCTTCAACGACGACTACCTCGAAGGCGAACTCGGCCTCTACGATGAAGCAGGCAACCCCTGCGTGCTCGTGGACGGCTTCCGCGCCATCGCTGTGGCCGGCGCCCGCCGCTCCGGCACGCCTGGTGGCCAGCGCGACCTTGTTTATCAGGTCGCCTGGGAACGTACCAATCCCTCCAGCGCCGAACCGAGCACCGTGGGTGCCCCGCTTCCGCTGGCGCAGCTTCAGAAGGCCGCAGGTGCCGCGCTTGACCAGGTCGTCGAAGCACGTGGCAAGAAGAAGCTTGAAGAAGCACTCGCCGCTGGTGACGAACTCGCCGCCGCGAACCTCGCCCGTGGTCTCCAGAGCATGGGTGTGAAGAGCACCATCGACGCCAAGAAGCTGAAGATCGACGAGGCACTCATGCCGGTCTTCGGCGCCCTGATGACGGGCTTGGAGCGTCGCGGTCTCATCCAGAAGGAAGGCGCGATCTACAAGACCACGCCGCTCTTCAAGAAGGCAGCCAGCAACGCGACGCCCACGCTTCGCAAGTACATCGAGAACAACCCCGGTCACCTCTCTGAAGGCCTGATCAACCACGCGACGTGTGCCGAACTCGGCCCCATCCTCCGTGGTGAGAAGGAAGCCGTGCAGGTGCTCTTCGCCGGTGCGGGCGCCGAACACCTGGACCAGTTCTACGGTGACGGCCTCTACACCAGCCAGTGGCTCGCCGCCATTGCGGCTGCCCTTCAGGAAGCTTCCAACGCCCTTCCCGAAGGCCGTGGCCTCCGCATCCTGGAAATCGGCGCCGGTACCGGCGGTCTCGCCTCCTACCTGCTCCCGCTCCTTGAGCGCGGTCTGCACACCTACACCTTCACGGACATCTCCGCGGGCTTCTTCCCCGGCGCCATGCAGAAGCTGGCCGGATTCCCCGAGGTGGAGTGCAAGATCTTCGACCTTGAGAAATCCCCTGCCGAGCAGGGCCTCGACGTCGGCAGCTACGACTTCGTCATCGGCACCAACTGCGTGCACGCCGTGAGCGATGTCACCGCGTCCCTGCGCCATGTGCATGACCTGCTCGCCCCCGGCGGCAGCCTCATCTTCATGGACACGGGCTCTCCGATGCTGTGGACCGAGTCCACTTTCGGCCTCACGAGCGGCTGGTGGAGATTCGCCGACCGCGAGCTTCGCCCCGAGCAGCCGCTCATCGAGCGCGCCCAGTGGGAGAAAGTCATCAAGTCCGCCGGCTACGCCGAAACCGCCTCCCTCGCCGGCCTCACCGGTCCACGTGGTGGCGAAGGCCAGATCCTCCTCTTCGGTCGCAAGGCGTCCGAGAAAGCCGCTGCCCCCACGACTGAAGCACCCGCCGAAGAAGCCGCGCTGGAGTCCTCCTGGCTGCTCTACGCCGACAAGGGTGGCTTCGCTGAGAAGCTCGCTACGAAGCTCCGCGAAGGCGGTGCCCGCGTGCGCCTCGCCTACAAGGGCGACAGCTACAGCGCCAGCGGTGACAAATTCACCCTCCGTGCGGAAGCCGGTGAAGACTGGAAGACGCTTCTCGAAACCGTCACGAAGGATGCCGCGCCTGAGCGCAGCGTGTACTTCTGGACGCTCGACGAACCCGCCAAGCCCAGCAATGCCGACGAAGTCATCGCCGGCACCGATGCGCTGCTGCACCTCTCCCATGCGGAAGATGCCGTGCGTCCTGCCGTGAAGAGCCGCTTCGACCTCGTGACCCGCGGCGCCCAGCCGATTGGTCGCGACAACAGCGCCACCACCGTGGTGCAGGCTCCCCTCATCGGCATGGTGCGCGTGTTCAACAACGAACACCCCGACATCACCTGCAAGGCGATCGACCTTCCGACCGTCGCCTCCGACGCGGATGTGGACCTTCTCATCAGCGAACTGAAGCGCACCGATGTGGAGCGTGAAGTCGCCTTCCGTGGCGAAGCCCGCTACGTGCAGCGCCTTGATCGCGGCCGCCCTGTCAAAGAGCAGTGGCTGCAGAAGACCATCCCGCTGCGTCTCGAATCCCGCGAACGTGGTCACCTCGACACGCTGCGCTTCACGCCATTCGAAAACCCGCCCTGCGAAGCAGATCAGGTGGTCATCGATACTCGTGCCGCTGGCATGAACTTCCGTGACGTGCTCAAGGCGCTCGCCCTCTATCCGGGTGAAGCTCCGGATGCCCGCATCTTCGGTGACGAAGTGGGCGGCATCATCACCCAGGTGGGTGAGAACGTGAAGCACGTGAAGGTGGGCGACCGTGCGTATGGTCTGGCCGTGTTCGGCCTGGCCACGCAGACGCTGGCCCGTGGCTGCGACGTGCTGCCGATTCCTGCCGGTCTCTCCTTCGAAGAGGCGGCCACCATCCCGGTGGTCTTCATGACCTCCTGGCACTCGCTGAAGAATGTGGCCCGCATGCGCAAGGGTGAGACCATCCTGGTCCACGCTGGTGCTGGTGGCGTCGGTATGGCAGCGATTCAGATCGCGCACCATCTCGGTTGCAAGGTCATCGCCACCGCCGGCAGCGCCTCCAAGCGCGCGCTCCTTGAAACGATGGGCGTGGCCCACGTCATCGACTCCCGTCGTGGCGACTTCGTGGATGCGGTGATGAACCTCACCAACCGCCGCGGTGTTGACGTCGTGATCAACGCCCTCGCGGCCGAAGCCATCCCCATGGGCATGGCCTGCCTTGCGGAGTTCGGTCGCTTCATCGAAATCGGCAAGCGCGACATCTACCAGAACTCACGCATCCCGCTGTGGCCGCTGCGCCGCAACGCGTCCTTCCACGTCGTGGCCATGGACGCCGTGTTCTCCGGTGACGGTGAACTCGCCCGCCAGCTCCTCGGTGAGGTGAACAAGCTCGTCGAAAAGGGCGCGCTGCATCCCCTTCCCTTCCGTTCCTTCCCCGCATGCCGCGTGGATGCCGCCTTCCGCCAGATGGCGCAGGGCAAGCACATCGGCAAGGTGGTGGTCTCCTTCCCCGAGGCCTTCGTGCCGCGCCGTGGCGAGGCCCCTGTGCCTGCCTTCGACGTGAAGTCGAATGGTCGCTACGTCATCACCGGAGCCTTCGGTGGCTTCGGCAAGGTGCTCGCCGAGTGGCTCGTGCAAGCAGGTGCCCGTCACCTCACGCTCAGCAGCCGCAGCGGCATCAAGTCGCCCGGCGCGCAGGAGTTCGTGGATGACCTCACCGCTCGTGGTGTGGAGGTCAAAGCCATCGCCGCAGACGTGGGCTCGCCCGCGGATGTGCAGCGCCTCATCAGCGAAAGCCATTCCGAAGAGACCCCCATCAAGGGTGTGTTCCACCTCGCGATGGTCATCGACGACGCCCCGCTCGCCGCGCTCACCCGCGAGCGCATGCAGTCCGTGCTGACGCCCAAGGCGTTTGGCGGCTGGCTGCTGCACGAGGCGACCGCGAAGATGGACCTCGATGCCTTTGTGATGTTCTCCTCCGTGTCGAGCATCTTCGGCAACCCCGCGCAGGCCAACTACGCGGCGGCCAATGCCTTCCTCGACTCCCTCGCTCATCATCGCCGCTCGCTCGGCCTGCCCGCACTTACCATCAACTGGGGTGTGCTGGGTGGCGAAGGCTACGTGGCCCGCAATGAGAAGGTCGCCGAGTTCCTGGCCCGCCAGGGTACGGCAGCCCTCACTCCGGGTGAAGTGGTCACCCTCCTCGAGTCCTTCCTCGTCGCAGGCTCCGCCCAGGGCGTGGCCATCCGCGTGGATTGGAACAAGTGGCGCCAGTCCTTCCGCAACATGCAGGAGAACCCGCTGCTTGAGCGCATCTTTGCCTCCGGTCTTGAAGGTGGTGAAGCCAGCAGCGGTGGCAGCGACTGGCGTCTCAAGATCGAATCCGCCTCGGCGGAGGAGAAAGAAGGCGTCATCGGTGAAGCCGTTCGTGACGTGGTGGGTGGCGTGCTTCGCGTGAAGCCCGATACCCTGCGCAACGACCAGCCGCTCACGGACCTCGGCCTTGACTCGCTCATGGGCGTGGAAATCGAGAACTCGCTGGAAAGCGCCATCGGTGTGGCCCTGCCGCCCACCAGCCTCATGCGTGCCCGTACCATCGGCCAGATCGTCACCCTCATCGCAGAACGCGTGGGTGGTGCCAAGGCCGCCGGTGCCGCTGCTCCTGCCGCAGCCCCCGTGGCTGAGCCGGTCGCAGCTCCTGTGGAAGATGTGGACCTGGATGCCATCTCGGATGACGACCTTGACCGGTTGCTCGGAGATGACGATGACACCGCGGAAGCCACTGCCGCCGCGAAGCCATCCGCCTAA
- the asnB gene encoding asparagine synthase (glutamine-hydrolyzing), translating into MCGIAGMLDLAGERDAPVDVVRSMARAIFHRGPDEEGFLWRPGLGMASRRLSIVGLADGQQPMSNEDRSVHVVFNGELFDHLEKRAELRDRGHVLTTHCDTEIIPHMWEDHREGMFERLRGQFAIALWDEKKKQLTMGRDRFGIAPLYWSRQGDWLLFASEIKGLLASGMVPARPDRRGIDHVFTFSAMPGPVTCFEGVNCLPPARYLQITKGNRGDNVTIQERAYWKMDFPDAGQERDGDAKTLVDEFEQLMLKAVEKRLRADVPVGSYLSGGVDSSMILALASHVKGKDIHTYTVQVDEPGLDELDAASMVAKHIGTAPPIVQKFRTEDALSTYPSLIRAAECPVIDTSCASLLQLAHKVHSNGQKVVLTGEGADEWLIGYPWYKISKALGFLDKIPGVELSDNVRRAFLRMSNVPNFPAQVRRDIEKVIGGTNPWIDSYGVLCVSKLRFYSPDMLAQMDATAPWAMLDMDLDRATQWHPLNRGVWMAGRVNLAGHLLQAKGDRVAMHSSVEVRYPFLDEDVFDFTAKLHPRWKLRGFRDKHLLRLLAERWVPPFVYKRGKVIFRAPLDSFHLEPEPAFVAQLLSEESLQRTGYFDAQAVRHWRKAYTSMRAGSLPRLSIEMGLAAVVATQLWHHLYIDGSLCELPTVGSAPAAT; encoded by the coding sequence ATGTGTGGCATTGCAGGCATGCTGGATTTGGCCGGGGAACGGGACGCGCCGGTGGACGTCGTTCGAAGCATGGCGCGTGCCATCTTCCATCGAGGCCCTGATGAAGAAGGCTTTCTTTGGCGGCCAGGGCTTGGAATGGCCTCTCGAAGGCTGAGCATCGTGGGTCTCGCAGATGGCCAACAGCCCATGTCCAATGAGGACCGCAGCGTTCATGTGGTCTTCAATGGGGAGCTGTTTGATCACCTTGAGAAGCGCGCCGAGCTCCGGGATCGGGGCCATGTACTGACCACTCATTGCGACACGGAAATCATTCCCCATATGTGGGAAGACCACCGGGAGGGCATGTTTGAGCGATTGCGGGGACAGTTTGCCATCGCCCTGTGGGACGAGAAAAAGAAGCAACTCACCATGGGGCGTGATCGCTTTGGCATTGCGCCCCTCTACTGGAGCCGGCAGGGAGATTGGCTGCTCTTCGCATCGGAAATCAAGGGGCTGCTGGCCTCCGGCATGGTGCCTGCCCGGCCCGACCGGAGGGGCATTGATCATGTCTTCACCTTCTCAGCGATGCCGGGGCCGGTGACTTGCTTCGAAGGGGTGAACTGCCTCCCGCCTGCGCGATATCTGCAGATCACGAAGGGCAATCGTGGCGATAATGTCACCATCCAGGAGCGAGCCTACTGGAAGATGGATTTCCCCGATGCGGGACAGGAAAGGGACGGCGATGCCAAGACTCTGGTGGATGAGTTTGAGCAGCTCATGCTCAAGGCTGTGGAGAAACGCCTGCGCGCGGATGTGCCGGTTGGCTCCTATCTCTCAGGCGGAGTGGATTCCAGCATGATTCTGGCGCTCGCCAGCCACGTCAAAGGCAAGGACATTCATACCTACACCGTGCAGGTGGATGAACCTGGTTTGGACGAACTGGATGCAGCCAGCATGGTAGCCAAGCACATTGGGACGGCGCCTCCCATCGTTCAGAAGTTTCGCACAGAGGACGCTCTCAGCACCTATCCCAGCCTCATCCGGGCGGCTGAGTGCCCGGTCATTGACACCTCCTGCGCATCGCTCCTGCAACTGGCTCACAAGGTCCACTCCAACGGACAAAAGGTCGTGCTGACGGGGGAGGGAGCAGACGAGTGGCTCATTGGTTACCCATGGTACAAGATCTCCAAGGCACTTGGTTTCCTTGACAAGATTCCAGGCGTGGAACTCAGCGACAATGTCCGTCGCGCCTTCTTGAGAATGAGCAATGTGCCGAATTTCCCAGCGCAGGTTCGGAGGGATATCGAAAAAGTCATCGGGGGCACCAATCCCTGGATTGATTCCTACGGAGTGCTTTGTGTTTCCAAACTGCGCTTTTACAGCCCGGACATGCTGGCACAGATGGACGCCACGGCACCGTGGGCCATGCTGGACATGGATCTCGATCGAGCCACCCAATGGCATCCATTGAATCGAGGGGTCTGGATGGCGGGAAGGGTGAACCTCGCGGGCCACCTGCTCCAGGCCAAGGGTGACCGCGTGGCCATGCACTCCTCCGTGGAGGTGCGCTATCCTTTTCTGGATGAGGATGTCTTCGATTTCACGGCGAAACTCCATCCTCGCTGGAAGTTGCGTGGGTTCCGCGACAAGCATCTGCTCCGTCTGCTGGCGGAGCGTTGGGTGCCACCGTTCGTGTATAAGCGGGGGAAGGTCATCTTCCGTGCTCCGCTGGACAGCTTTCACCTTGAGCCGGAACCCGCGTTTGTCGCTCAACTCCTCAGCGAAGAGTCGCTGCAGCGCACCGGCTACTTTGATGCCCAAGCCGTGCGGCATTGGAGGAAGGCCTATACCAGCATGCGAGCAGGGTCCCTGCCGCGCCTGTCGATCGAGATGGGTTTGGCGGCTGTCGTGGCGACGCAACTCTGGCACCATCTCTACATTGATGGCTCCCTGTGCGAGTTGCCCACGGTCGGAAGTGCTCCGGCCGCTACCTGA